The stretch of DNA CGCCGCTGTTGATCGAACACTTCGGAATACCTAGCTCACTGCTCTTTCTTTTTAACAAAGAGACAATATCCTTGTCCATCTCTTTTGGTTGTATATATAAAAGCTGCTCAACACTTACTTCAATACCTTGCTTACTATAAAAATCCGCTAAGTCTTTCACTTTTTGGATAACATTCAAAACATTGTCTTCCTTGCCTGAACGGATGTCCACTGTAAAAACTGCCATATTAGGAATGACATTCGCTCCATTCGGGAATACATTTAATCGTCCAGTAGTAACAACTGTGCCTTCCCCTTCTGATTCGGCAAGGTCTGGGAATTGTGCAATCATCTTAGCTGCAGTGACTAATGCATCGGCTCTACGATCCATCGGAGTGGTACCAGCATGTCCGGCTTGCCCCTTTACCGATACTTCTAATTGAGTCAAACCAACAATTGCTTCAACGACTCCAATGGGGATACCTTTTTCTTCAAGGATTGGTCCTTGTTCAATATGCATTTCCAGGTATGCCTTCATGGTTTTTGGATCTCTTTTTTTCGAAAGCGAAGGGTCAAGACCAATTTTCTTCATGGCATCGACAGCATATACGCCATCTTTATCTTTTAAACGATTAAAACCTTCACCATCTAATAATCCTACAATTCCACGTGATCCCATCAGTCCGCCGCCAAATCTTGACCCTTCCTCTTCAACAAGAGCAATCACTTCTAAAGGATATTTTGGTGTTAATTTGTTCTCCGCAAATAGTGCTGCAACTTCAAGTCCTGCCACAACTCCCGCTGGTCCATCATAGGAGCCGCCATTTGGAACGGAATCAAAATGGGAACCAATAAGAACACTTGGAGCATCCTTTAATGTACCTTCAAGCTTTCCAAAAATATTACCAAATCCATCTTCCCGAACAATTAAACCGTATTCTTCCATTTTCCTTTTTATATATTGGCGTGCCTGCAAATCCTCCGTACTATAGGTAAGCCGGGTAGTACCTTTGCCCGGTGTAGCGGTAAAGGTACTCAATGTATCAATATGGCTTTCAATTCTAACCTGTACGTGTTCTATATTTACTTCTACTTTTGTTTCCATATACTCCAATCCCTTTCCTTACAAGAATCCTACGAAGATACCAGCTAGTACAACAGACACAATGGTAACGGTGATGAATCCTCCGACAAGCATTGGGGGCAGCATGTTGCTGGTCAGCATTTCTCTTTCTTTTTCATCTTCTGTTAAGGATTTAATAACTTCGTTTGTAATAATGTAATCAGCTGGAAAGCCATATAAGGCAGTTAGTGAAACCGCAAACGCCATTTCTTTACTTACTTTTAAAATCTTTCCGGCAATGAATGAGAAGATATACATTCCGATTACACCTAATACAATGGTTCCGACAAGTGGATAAATGATTTCAAGCATCATGCTTGGTGTCGCTTGTTTTAATCCGTCAAAGATGAACAGCATAAGCGCCATGATGGCAAATCCAAAACCGTTTGCTTTTTGTAAAACCTGCTTTTCAAGGAATCCAACACTAGTAGCAATAACCCCGAATAATAAGCAAAGTACAAACGGGCTGACTGCAACAACCGGTGCTAATAGCGTTGAAGTTTGATAGGCTAAGAATGCGACCAATGACAGCCTTAAAAACTTAAAGAAATCTGTATTATATTTTTCCGGCATATTTTTAAAAAGTTTTAACTCAGGCTTTGCAACCGCTGACGCAGCTGCGACTTCAGCTGCAGCTTTCCCTTGTGCTTTTTCCGCAAGTTGTCCGCTGCGATATTGTTGTAGTAGTCTTTTCCCTTCTTTTTTCAAAACAATAGAAGTAATCGGATACCCTGCAAATCCCTGCATTACATAAATAACGATGGCAAATACAGATAATGATGCAAGTCCTGCTTCCTTTGCTCCTTCGGACATAATCAAGGCCGATACAACTCCACCGACTAATGGCGGAATGGCTACAACAATTGTTTCAAAACCAAAAATGAATGTTCCTATTCCAAATAGAAATGCGATGATTCCTAAAATACCTGATAGAGCAATTACAATCGTTTTCCACTGATTCTTCAATTCTTGAATTGATAGTAAAGTTCCCATATTCGTAATTAATAGATACATCATCATCGTGGCAACAACTGGTGGTACACCAGCAAGTGCTACGATATCCTGCGGGAAGAAAGTCCAATATCCTAATAAGAATAAGACAGCGCAAACGAATATTGAAGGTACCCATGCTTTGGTTCGAACTGCAACTAAATCTCCGATAAATAAAATCGCCATAAGAATGACTAACGCTAACATCTGTGACATATGAGTCCCTTCCTTCTTGGATGAATTTACTAATCTTTCGTAATCCGAAAGATTAAAGTTATTACTAGAATAATAATATAATTATAATTTTCAGTCAATTTAAATAATTGGAAATTTTCAAGTAATCGTTTTCATTGCTTTTGTTACCTATAAAAATTAACATTTTGCTATTCTAGACAAAGATTATTTTTTTCTACGCTATTATTTGAACAAAAAAAAGAACACCCCCAATCAAATAATTGAGGGTGCCTTTGTGGTATTACTCGACGATTGGAACAAAAATTTTCTCGTACTGATAATCTCCATCTACTTCATTAATTTTTATAACCGAAGCATTTTCCACTGGTTTAAAATTCTTTAAGTCCTCTATTGGCCAATTCATCAAAAAGGTTAACAACATATGAATAAAAGCAGCATGCGTAACAATGACAACATCCTCATACCGTTGCTGCTGTTTCACTCGTTCAACCACTGTATTCATGAACATGGTAGCTCGTAAGTATACATCTGCTAATGATTCACCGTTCTGGAAGCGAAAGTAAAATTGACCTGCTGCTTTGAATTCCTTTTTCTTTTCAGGCGTGCGGTCTGTAAAGTCATAAAGATTGCCAAGCTCCCATTCTCTAATTAATGGATTTTCGTAAAATGGAACTCCTTCTGGCAGTGCCGAATGAATCGCTTGAGCTGTTTGCATTGTCCGTAAATAAGGCGAACTGTACAAGACCGCCTTTGGAGAGACGATATTTTTAAAAAACTCAGCCGTTACTTGTGCTTGTTTCTGTCCGAGCTCCGTTAAACTATGCTGCGAATCATGGGTATGCGCCATCACTGTTTTATCAACATTATGCTCTGCTTCACCATGACGGATGAGATAAATATTCAACCATATCCAACCCCTTCTACTAGTTTATTACTTCTATTCTACTTCAGACAACTGCCACATCACCTAGTAAACGTTCGACAACATTTTTACATCCGTACTAAAAATGGCACCTTCCTTTTTGGAAGGTACCACTTTTACAAATTATTAAGGAATGTACGTATAACATCTGCTCCGCCAATAAAGGTTCCAAATGAACCTCCAATATTAGTAAGGATGATAACCAGCAGGACTCTTGTAAATTTATTACGCCAAAAGCCTTTAAGTGAGAAAACATCTTCTGATAAGTTTTCAAAGTCTGCCACACTTGGACGTTTGATATAAGCTTGTACAATTCCCGATACCCATCCTGCAGCAAGTAAAGGATGTAAAGTGGTGATGGGCGCCGCCAAAAAGGCGGATAAAATCGCAAGTGGATGTCCGAATGCAGCAGCTGCTCCTAATGCTGCTGTGATTCCAGTCCAAAGGATCCAGCTAATGGCTTGATCCATCCCAGCTGCTGGATTGAGAAAAAAGGTAACCGCAATTAGCGCAACAATCAGCGCAGGGATCAACCAACCGATTATTTGCGGTGTTTTAGATTTTGGTTTAGTTTTCGTTAAAGCTTCCAAATCCTGGTCATTGTGAATTTCCTTTGTGATTCCCGGAACATGTGCCGCCCCAAGAACGGCCACGACCTTCTCCCCAGGTGCTTCTTTAATTTTTTGAGCTAAGTATTGATCACGTTCATCAATTAAAGGTTTTTTTAATCTAGGAAACGCTTCTGAAATTTCAGCAAGCGAAGCATTCAATGTATCTTGAGTCTTCATTTTCTCAAGTTCTTCTTCTGAAATGGTATCTTTATTGAAAATACTATAGATAATCGACGTGAGCAGCTGGGCTTTTCCCCAGACACCTACATTACCCCAAATACGTGAGAACGTAATTTGGATATTACGATCTGCTAAAACAAGCTCAGCCCCTATTTCTTTTGCTGATTCAATCCCTTGGATCATTTCTTGCCCTGGTTTTGTATCAAATTGCTTGGCTAAGCGGTTTTGAAAAGATGAAATGGCGAGATTCATGATTAATAATGTAGCTTTCTTTTCTTTAATAACCTTGAAGATATCCATTTCTCTCCATTTGTTGCCGTCCATAATCGACTTGTAGCGTTGATCATCCAATTCGATACAAACAGAATCAGGACGTTCTCTGTCAATGACCTCTTTTACCTGCTCCACGCTTAGTTTGGAAACATGAGCTGTACCAATTAATATGACTTCTTTGCCGTCCAGTTGAATTCGGGTTATATTTTCTTCCGTCATAATCTACTTCCTTCATAAAAAAATATACTAATACAAATATATATACCTTTATAATGAAGTACAACCACCAGAATTTCAACAGAAAGAATAGTAATGAACTTTTCCAAAAATATTTGAGGTGATTGATATCCAACAGTTACTCTTGTTGCAACAGATAATCGATTATATTGAAGACCATATTAGGGATGAAATTGATCCTGAGAATCTAGCAAAAATCGCCGGATATTCTCCCTACCATTTTTATCGAGTTTTTCAAAAGCACACAGGTTATACCTTAATGGACTATGTAGTAAAAAGAAGACTCCAGTATGCATTACACGAACTCGTCCACGGTAAAAAAGTGATCCAAATTGCTATGGATTATGGATTTGATACCCATGCTGGTTTTACTAAGGCATTTAAAAAATGCTTTGGAAGTCCTCCAAGTTTATATAAAATTCACGGTCCAAAATCATTGCCACAAAAGTTAGATTTAATTAGCATTCATCAAAAGAACACAGGCGGTATCGTGCTGCAGCCTATGATCGTTAATAGACCGGCCTTCACTGTTGCAGGTAAAACATTCGAAATCAATATGGGAAATGTATCTTACACGAGAGATGCACCAGCGTTTTGGGATCAAGAAGGTCTGGCGGACGGTTCCATTGAAAGATTGCTATATAAATCACTATCTCCAAAAAAGCATGGGGAGTACTGTATAAATTTAGGTAATACAAAATTAGAAGATAAGTTCATCTATTTGTTTGCTGTAGATCTAGACAAAGATACGTCGCTTCCAGATGGACTGACACCATTACAAATACCTGCTGCTACATATGCTGTGTTCAGAACTCCTTTGGTCGTAGTAGAGAAGTTTGCTTCAGCCATTAAAGGGACATGGAGATATATTTTGGAAGATTGGTTTCCACAATCATCCTATGAGGTTGATGAAGACAGTTTTGACTTTGAATATTATGATGAACACTGCCATTACTGGGATTATGAGAAAGTCTATATGGAGATTCATATTCCAATAAAAGAAAGAGTCTGACCAATCTAACGGGTTCCGTTTCCTATCGCAAAACTGAAAATGAAATCGAAAATACAACTAAATTTGTATATCTATTTTTGTAATTAAATATAAAATGGCTCTGTTTCACCATATGGAGCCATTTTTTTAATATTCATTTTTTGTATATTGTTGAAGTAATGCACCTATAGTTTAAGTGGAAATCTTCACAACCTTTTGTGTAGAAGCATATAAAAAAGACGCCTTAAGCACAGAAATATTTTCAGTTACTTGTTTCTGGTCTAGATTTTAGGTATAAGATACTCTGCTTAACTTTAAAGCGTTAAGAGAGTTGAAGCTTTTATTATTTCCGAGGGGAATCCCACTACCGATAATGACGAGTTGTGTTATCTTACCTTGAAATTCCGGATAATAAGTATTTTAGTCTGTAATAACATGTTTTTTTTGTAAAAGCATATCGACGTGAGGGATATTATCTTCTAAATATGTTTCGGATATAGCTTTAAAACCAAAGGAACTATAGAATTTTCTTAAATAATCTTGGGCTTGAATTTTAACAGTTGTTTCTTTTAATTCGTTTTGGATAAAATCTAGCCCTTTTTTTAAAAGCTCCTCTGCAATTCCTTGTCCCCTGTATTCTTTCTTTACAAAGACTCTTCCAATAGAAATTTCTTGATAAGTAACACCCGCATGTACAATCCTTAAATACGCAATGATTTCCCCATTGTCTTCTTTAAAAAGATGATAAGAAAAAGAATCTTTACCATCAACATCAAGATAAGGCAATTTTGTTCAACTACAAAAACTAAGGTTCTTTCTTTTAAAAGATTGTTTAGTTCAATATTTGTTAACTCGTCAAACTTTTTTAATTTCCAAATCATAAAATTTCACCTCTTATATTTTTTTGCAAATTCAATAAGTAGAATGCATGTCCTGAATTTGTTGCATTTGCAACAAAAATAACAATAGAGAGGATTGGAGTTCTGCTGCCTATATATTTTTGTAAACATTACTTTTCATTTTGGCTAATATAGCGCCAAACGAGAGGGACAAATTGATTTTAATACTTTGGATTAATTAACGGTTCGCCTTTTAAAACTCTTTTATTTTTCTTTTCAACCAATTCCATGACAAGCCGAATAGCAAAGACAAGAAAAAACCAAACAAACGCTCCTATCAGAATCCTTTAATAAATAGTGAGTGCTTCTTATTGAAGGGAATCGCAAGTTTATTAATAAAATTATAAAATATTAATCTAAAAAAAGCCCGAATTTGGACTTTCTTATGTTAATACCATTCTCCTTTTGCGATTAAAAACACTTTACCCCCTACAAGGATTTGAATGGAATTTTGGGAATTTTTAGCTTGTATATTTAAAATAGATGGTCTTCCCATTTGGAATCCTTGTTCAACTCTGTACACTATATTTTTACTTTCAAAAAAGTTATGTGCAATAAGGTATCCTGCAAGATTTCCGTTTGCACTTCCAGTCGCAGGATCTTCTGGGAATCCTGTGTCATCTAAAAATACTCTTACATTTACATCATTTTCTTTTAGTTTGGTTTCAGGAGTAAAGACAAGGATATTTGCTTTTATAACGTTATCAATGAAATTTTGATAATTATTATGATTGATCTTGCAACGATTTACAGCATCCAATGAACAAAGAGGAACAATTACTGCTGGTAATCCTGTTGATACAATTTGAATGGGAAACCGGGAATCAATATCTTCATTAGTTATTTGTAATATTTCGGTGAAAATATCTTGATCAGGAATTATCGTTCCTAATTCGGGTGGGTTTTGCTTCATTATTAATTGTTCACCTTCAATATTTACAGGTATTTGTCCTACTTTAAGGTTTAGAATTATTTGTTTACTTTCATTGTTTTCTAAAACTTTCTGAATGATAAATGCTGTTCCTAATGTTGGATGACCAGCAAAAGGAACCTCTACATCAGGAGTAAATATTCGAACATCGTATCCTCCGTTGTCTTGTTTGCCAGATAAAATAAATGTTGTTTCATTAAAGTTTATCTCTCTTGCAATCTTTTGCATTTCTTCAGTAGATATAGTTCTCGATGGAATAAGTACGGCTAATTGGTTACCTTCATATTTTTCTTCTGCGAATACATCAACAATATAAAAATCCATAAATATTACAACTCCTATTCTTAATTCTTGCATCTGAGGGTTGGATAAAAGTGGGCTTATTTGTGACTTTTCACTCTCTTTTCCATCAATTCTGCCATTTGTTTCGAATTTGGATTTCCTTCATTTTTTAATTTATCAATGATGTTAATATAATCCGTTTCATTTCGGTTCTGACTTAATTTATATGCAGCCTGAATATCTCCCACTTTAATCTTAAACCCAACAATACCTTTCAGTTCACTTCCTAAAAGTTGAGGAGAAAGTTTATCCCATAAAACTGGATTTTCTCGGTGTTTTTCATATTTTTCCAGCATTATTGTTAACTCTTCTATTAATTCATCTTTCTCTAAAATGCTTGCTTTCCCATATACATGAACGGCTTGATAATTCCATGTTGGAACTTCTTCATGACCATACCAAGAAGAAGAAATGTAAGCATTCGGTCCTTGAAACATGACAAGCGCATTTTCACAGGTTTCAAATGTTTTCCACTGAGGATTCCCATAAGCCATATGTCCAGTAAGATAGTAAGCATCGTCTTTTTTCTTTAACCCCAAAGGCAAATGCGTGGCAATTGGTTTCCCTTGAACTGTTGTGACAATCGTGCCAAAAGAGTTTTTTTGAACAAAATCCCAAATTTCATCCACATTTGTGACCTTATAATATTTTGGAATATACATAATTACCCACCTTTTGAAATAAGTTTATTTTTGCGTTTTTGTCATTATAAAATCTATTTGTTCTTCATCACCCATATAAAAAGAGTGGGCTCCAGTTTGAACAAACTCCATTTTCTTATAAAAAGCAATAGCATTTTCATTTTTTTCCCAAACGCCTAGCCAGATTTTCTTTTTATTACGTTCCATCGCAATTTCCATCGCTTTATTTAGCAGATATTTACCAAGCCCATGTTTTTGAAATTTGCTCTTTATATAAATCCTCTCGATTTCAAGTGATTCATCATCCATTTCTTCAGACTGAGCATCATTGATATTGACCTTTAAGTATCCAGCGACTTCATTATTAAAATAAACAAAAAAGAATTGCGAATAGATATTGGATAATTCCTTTTCTAATTGTTTTAAGTTAAATGCCCTTTCCAAATAGGCATTCATAGTTTCGGGTGAGTTCTGATCCTTAAATGTCTCATTAAATGTTTCATAACTAATTTCTTGAAGTGTGGGTAAATCCTCAAGATTACACTTTTTTATATTTATAGTCATTTAAATATGTCGCCCCTTTATATAATCAATAATCTCTCTTGTTTCCCTTTTTTACAAATTCCCAGTCTTTTTCTACATTTCTTCTTACTCTTTGAAGAAGATTGAAAATGGTTTCTGCTTCTTTTTCAGAAAATCCCTTTAATGCAACGATATTGGAAAAATCATTTTCTCTTTTTATAAAAGGATATACATTTTTCCCTTTCTCTGTTGGAAAGAGTTTTTTAATTTTTTTGTTATGTTTATCGTCTTTCTTTTCAATAAAGCCATTCATTTCAAGTTTTTTTATAGCACGAGATGCTGTTGTTCGATCTACTTTTATCATCTCGGCTAACTTTTCTTGAATGATTCCTGGGTTTTCACATATTCGCACAAGGTACAAATACTGTCCTTTTGTAAGGTCATATTCTTTAAATTCTATATTACTTATAGAATCTAATGCCCTTGCTATCATTCCAATTTCACGAAGAATTTCCTTCATAATTACCTCCTTCGTACATATTTTTGTTGCAAATGCAATAAAAATGGCATATATTAAATTTAACCTAACTTTATTGCATTTACAACAAAAAATAATAGTAAAGAGGTCGAGTAAAGTGAAATATGTTTTTT from Neobacillus sp. CF12 encodes:
- a CDS encoding Zn-dependent hydrolase, translating into METKVEVNIEHVQVRIESHIDTLSTFTATPGKGTTRLTYSTEDLQARQYIKRKMEEYGLIVREDGFGNIFGKLEGTLKDAPSVLIGSHFDSVPNGGSYDGPAGVVAGLEVAALFAENKLTPKYPLEVIALVEEEGSRFGGGLMGSRGIVGLLDGEGFNRLKDKDGVYAVDAMKKIGLDPSLSKKRDPKTMKAYLEMHIEQGPILEEKGIPIGVVEAIVGLTQLEVSVKGQAGHAGTTPMDRRADALVTAAKMIAQFPDLAESEGEGTVVTTGRLNVFPNGANVIPNMAVFTVDIRSGKEDNVLNVIQKVKDLADFYSKQGIEVSVEQLLYIQPKEMDKDIVSLLKRKSSELGIPKCSINSGAGHDAMVFSDFTNVGMLFIPSKGGLSHCPEEWSDSSHIANAVQVLYEAAKKLTEAE
- a CDS encoding MarR family transcriptional regulator codes for the protein MKEILREIGMIARALDSISNIEFKEYDLTKGQYLYLVRICENPGIIQEKLAEMIKVDRTTASRAIKKLEMNGFIEKKDDKHNKKIKKLFPTEKGKNVYPFIKRENDFSNIVALKGFSEKEAETIFNLLQRVRRNVEKDWEFVKKGNKRDY
- a CDS encoding AraC family transcriptional regulator, with protein sequence MQQIIDYIEDHIRDEIDPENLAKIAGYSPYHFYRVFQKHTGYTLMDYVVKRRLQYALHELVHGKKVIQIAMDYGFDTHAGFTKAFKKCFGSPPSLYKIHGPKSLPQKLDLISIHQKNTGGIVLQPMIVNRPAFTVAGKTFEINMGNVSYTRDAPAFWDQEGLADGSIERLLYKSLSPKKHGEYCINLGNTKLEDKFIYLFAVDLDKDTSLPDGLTPLQIPAATYAVFRTPLVVVEKFASAIKGTWRYILEDWFPQSSYEVDEDSFDFEYYDEHCHYWDYEKVYMEIHIPIKERV
- a CDS encoding GNAT family N-acetyltransferase, with translation MTINIKKCNLEDLPTLQEISYETFNETFKDQNSPETMNAYLERAFNLKQLEKELSNIYSQFFFVYFNNEVAGYLKVNINDAQSEEMDDESLEIERIYIKSKFQKHGLGKYLLNKAMEIAMERNKKKIWLGVWEKNENAIAFYKKMEFVQTGAHSFYMGDEEQIDFIMTKTQK
- a CDS encoding histidine phosphatase family protein — protein: MNIYLIRHGEAEHNVDKTVMAHTHDSQHSLTELGQKQAQVTAEFFKNIVSPKAVLYSSPYLRTMQTAQAIHSALPEGVPFYENPLIREWELGNLYDFTDRTPEKKKEFKAAGQFYFRFQNGESLADVYLRATMFMNTVVERVKQQQRYEDVVIVTHAAFIHMLLTFLMNWPIEDLKNFKPVENASVIKINEVDGDYQYEKIFVPIVE
- a CDS encoding FMN-binding negative transcriptional regulator, whose translation is MYIPKYYKVTNVDEIWDFVQKNSFGTIVTTVQGKPIATHLPLGLKKKDDAYYLTGHMAYGNPQWKTFETCENALVMFQGPNAYISSSWYGHEEVPTWNYQAVHVYGKASILEKDELIEELTIMLEKYEKHRENPVLWDKLSPQLLGSELKGIVGFKIKVGDIQAAYKLSQNRNETDYINIIDKLKNEGNPNSKQMAELMEKRVKSHK
- a CDS encoding PhzF family phenazine biosynthesis protein, with product MDFYIVDVFAEEKYEGNQLAVLIPSRTISTEEMQKIAREINFNETTFILSGKQDNGGYDVRIFTPDVEVPFAGHPTLGTAFIIQKVLENNESKQIILNLKVGQIPVNIEGEQLIMKQNPPELGTIIPDQDIFTEILQITNEDIDSRFPIQIVSTGLPAVIVPLCSLDAVNRCKINHNNYQNFIDNVIKANILVFTPETKLKENDVNVRVFLDDTGFPEDPATGSANGNLAGYLIAHNFFESKNIVYRVEQGFQMGRPSILNIQAKNSQNSIQILVGGKVFLIAKGEWY
- a CDS encoding TraB/GumN family protein, whose protein sequence is MTEENITRIQLDGKEVILIGTAHVSKLSVEQVKEVIDRERPDSVCIELDDQRYKSIMDGNKWREMDIFKVIKEKKATLLIMNLAISSFQNRLAKQFDTKPGQEMIQGIESAKEIGAELVLADRNIQITFSRIWGNVGVWGKAQLLTSIIYSIFNKDTISEEELEKMKTQDTLNASLAEISEAFPRLKKPLIDERDQYLAQKIKEAPGEKVVAVLGAAHVPGITKEIHNDQDLEALTKTKPKSKTPQIIGWLIPALIVALIAVTFFLNPAAGMDQAISWILWTGITAALGAAAAFGHPLAILSAFLAAPITTLHPLLAAGWVSGIVQAYIKRPSVADFENLSEDVFSLKGFWRNKFTRVLLVIILTNIGGSFGTFIGGADVIRTFLNNL